A window of the Planococcus citri chromosome 4, ihPlaCitr1.1, whole genome shotgun sequence genome harbors these coding sequences:
- the LOC135845855 gene encoding atos homolog protein A-like, producing the protein MHCANLDGPVKGATHPSPQRLAQQLQQTTETKEEENLRLIKSVLDAGILILEGRLPEPTSKRGYVEGPHCVLHPESREHQCDLDRYMCQRAEKYRQLMSTLWNEYKGICIELRICANCECGEEQVWKNTSSNFDHILEQWCFELTNVRNEDEDLGIMNWHGLMQAIRSQIHFSQLSAWWSSNSAQLPKNITYHVLPLSQADANSCSLQHKFPVLSFTTTYLQVKLRSQPRSETLPNVHCPVHCNKDDVVVDDRMKITCDRFGKHHCQAVEDLDENDNETWCDKHKFVDAFDKTADHPFDLIRGSDKITSDVLPLPVPIRNGHTHKHCKKKCSSSASSAKSVRENEGALKRDLINGRFNGAVTLETNSEPRISIHRARCYYSPSSNAVFILSSQKNLPEEFGEKKLLYSPKTNYLSINQPHVGGSNEDKKFDLSAGKLAEETTTQFFNICNWTNTMVSSVVSKMRNGNSFLNNLPDPNSLSDFFTFSKPDSVDKNCVDKSGSHEAVIAQGINFNSDANNGHGRINSNCESNDGGSSEYYENKHQCINAIANTITIADTNCKINNLKSSPSDSLCNSSSSIKMEMNLEETRSKAFRNYYKPSALHEKNFEEVKLKSFREKRFHFESSASRKRLLPFVGNVIESVLSGRVHFTNCIENFKIKVTCGGSFGSIQNSTTDLPAAAYYYHFGDGILSKSYLVKSFIPENEKGIQIPSSGRLQIGIFNTEESLIKVFTVSYDLTDMPRCTKTFLRHSNYFTPKCSSENNVKWLQSFLQLKCRCSKSGRLYLQSEINAIMFQKSDLNTACEFKMKTDLMHQDITEIAYKTDQSY; encoded by the exons ATGCATTGCGCAAATTTAGACGGTCCAGTGAAAGGCGCCACGCATCCGTCGCCTCAGCGTTTAGCGCAGCAGCTACAGCAGACCACGGAGACGAAAGAAGAAGAGAATTTGAGATTAATAAAAAGCGTACTGGATGCCGGTATTTTGATACTGGAAGGTCGACTTCCCGAGCCAACGTCGAAACGAGGTTACGTAGAAGGCCCTCATTGCGTATTACACCCGGAGTCTCGAGAACATCAATGTGATTTAGATAGATACATG TGCCAAAGAGCTGAAAAGTATAGACAGTTGATGAGTACTTTATGGAATGAATACAAAGGTATTTGCATCGAATTACGAATCTGCGCTAATTGCGAATGCGGCGAAGAACAAGTTTGGAAAAATACCTCTTCAAATTTCGATCATATTCTGGAACAGTGGTGCTTCGAATTGACCAATGTTAG AAACGAAGACGAAGATCTCGGGATAATGAATTGGCACGGTTTAATGCAGGCTATTCGATCGCAGATTCATTTCTCACAGCTGTCAGCCTGGTGGTCCAGTAATTCGGCTCAATTACCAAAGAATATTACCTATCACGTATTACCATTAAGTCAAGCTGATGCAAATAGCTGTTCGTTACAGCATAAGTTCCCCGTGCTTTCATTTACCACAACGTACCTGCAG GTCAAATTACGAAGTCAACCACGTAGCGAAACGTTACCAAATGTTCATTGTCCTGTTCACTGTAATA AGGATGACGTAGTAGTAGACGATAGGATGAAAATTACGTGCGATAGATTCGGTAAACATCATTGCCAAGCTGTGGAAGACTTGGATGAAAATGATAACGAGACTTGGTGCGATAAGCATAAATTCGTCGACGCTTTTGATAAAACCGCCGATCACCCGTTTGACCTGATACGCGGATCCGATAAAATCACCAGCGATGTGTTACCCTTACCCGTACCCATCAGAAACGGGCATACTCATAAACATTGTAAAAAGAAGTGTTCGAGTTCGGCTTCCAGCGCGAAATCTGTCAGAGAAAATGAAGGAGCGTTGAAACGAGATTTGATCAATGGTCGTTTCAACGGTGCTGTTACCTTGGAGACTAATTCGGAGCCTAGGATATCTATTCATAG AGCCAGATGCTATTACAGTCCTTCTTCCAACGCTGTGTTTATCCTCTCGAGCCAGAAAAATTTACCGGAAGAATTTGGCGAGAAGAAATTACTCTATTCTCCAAAAACGAACTACCTGTCGATAAATCAACCTCACGTCGGAGGCTCGAACGAAGACAAGAAGTTCGACTTATCCGCCGGTAAATTAGCCGAAGAAACTACgacgcaatttttcaatatttgcaaTTGGACGAACACGATGGTATCGAGCGTTGTATCGAAAATGAGAAATGGCAACTCGTTCCTTAATAATTTACCGGATCCGAACTCGTTGAgcgattttttcaccttttctaAGCCCGATTCTGTGGATAAAAATTGCGTCGATAAATCTGGCTCGCACGAGGCAGTGATCGCCCAAGGAATTAATTTCAACTCGGACGCTAACAATGGGCATGGGCGAATTAATTCGAACTGCGAATCGAACGACGGCGGAAGTAGCGAGTATTATGAAAATAAACACCAG TGTATAAATGCCATTGCAAATACAATCACAATCGCAGACACCAATtgcaaaattaataatttaaaaagtagccCGTCAGATTCCTTATGCAACAG CTCttcttcgataaaaatggaaatgaatCTGGAAGAGACGAGAAGCAAAGCTTTTAGAAATTATTATAAACCATCCGCCTTGCACGAGAAAAATTTCGAGGAAgttaaattgaaaagttttcgcGAGAAACGTTTCCATTTCGAGAGTTCCGCGTCTAGAAAACGTTTGTTACCATTTGTCG GAAATGTGATAGAATCAGTTTTAAGCGGTCGAGTTCATTTTACCAAttgtatagaaaattttaaaatcaaagttaCATGCGGAGGGTCATTTGGAAGTATACAGAACAGCACCACGGATTTACCAGCTGCCGCTTATTATTACCATTTTGGAGATGGAATTTTATCCAAATCGTATTTA GTTAAAAGTTTCATTCCAGAAAACGAGAAAGGTATCCAAATTCCTAGCTCGGGTCGACTTCAGATAGGTATTTTCAACACCGAAGAATCGTTGATCAAAGTTTTCACAGTATCTTACGATTTAACCGATATGCCTCGTTGTACCAAAACGTTCCTACGTCATAGTAATTATTTCACGCCCAAGTGTAGCAGCGAAAATAACGTGAAATGGTTACAGTCGTTTTTACAATTAAA atgTAGGTGCTCGAAATCAGGCCGTTTATATCTGCAGAGCGAAATAAACGCCATCATGTTCCAAAAATCCGATCTAAATACGGCCTGcgagttcaaaatgaaaaccgaTTTAATGCATCAAGATATCACCGAAATAGCCTACAAAACAGACCAGTCGTATTAG